One Bradyrhizobium zhanjiangense DNA segment encodes these proteins:
- a CDS encoding fumarylacetoacetate hydrolase family protein, with amino-acid sequence MKLLSFFADGRASFGAVRDGGVVDLGARMAGDDCTTLRRLLEKGHLAEAAKLAGSATPDHALDKITFAPVIPDPGKIICVGLNYRDHVAETGRTVTEKPALFVRFPCSQVGHLQPLVKPKVSDDFDYEGELALVIGKKGRHIRASSALDHIAGYSCYNEGSVRDWQRHTSQFLSGKTFAESGSFGPWLVTADEIPDPSKLSLQTRLNGNVVQDTTTDLLITAIPELIAYISTICPLVPGDVIVTGTPGGVGAKRTPPLWMRPGDTVEVEISGIGTLRNKVIAEPA; translated from the coding sequence ATGAAGCTGCTTTCATTTTTCGCCGATGGTCGCGCCTCCTTCGGTGCCGTCAGGGATGGCGGCGTCGTCGATCTCGGTGCGCGCATGGCCGGCGACGACTGCACCACGCTGCGCCGGCTGCTCGAAAAGGGCCATCTCGCGGAGGCCGCGAAGCTCGCCGGCTCCGCCACGCCGGATCACGCGCTCGATAAGATCACCTTCGCACCCGTCATCCCCGATCCCGGCAAGATCATCTGCGTCGGCCTGAACTATCGTGACCACGTCGCCGAGACCGGCCGCACCGTCACCGAGAAGCCGGCACTGTTCGTCCGATTTCCCTGTAGCCAGGTCGGCCATCTCCAGCCCCTTGTGAAGCCGAAGGTCAGCGACGATTTCGACTATGAAGGTGAGCTCGCGCTCGTCATCGGCAAAAAAGGCCGCCACATCCGGGCGAGCAGCGCGCTCGACCATATCGCGGGCTATTCCTGCTACAACGAAGGCAGCGTCCGCGACTGGCAGCGCCACACCAGCCAGTTCCTCTCTGGCAAGACCTTTGCCGAGAGCGGCAGTTTTGGGCCTTGGCTGGTGACTGCGGACGAGATCCCCGATCCGTCAAAGCTGTCCTTGCAGACGCGGCTGAACGGTAATGTCGTGCAGGACACCACCACCGATCTTCTGATCACCGCCATCCCCGAACTGATCGCCTACATCTCGACGATCTGCCCGCTCGTGCCCGGCGACGTCATCGTCACGGGCACGCCCGGTGGCGTCGGAGCCAAGCGCACGCCGCCACTGTGGATGCGCCCCGGCGACACCGTCGAGGTCGAGATCTCCGGCATCGGTACTTTGCGCAACAAGGTCATCGCCGAACCGGCCTGA
- a CDS encoding SDR family oxidoreductase produces the protein MAEKVALVTAGGSGMGAGAARQLAADGFRVAILSSSGKGEALAAELGGFGVTGSNKSNDDLKRLVDGALAKWGRIDVLVNSAGHGPRAPITEITDEQWHTGLDTYLLNVIRPTRLVTPVMQAQKGGAIINISTAWAFEPSAMFPTSAVFRAGLAAFTKIFTDTYAADNVRMNNVLPGWIDSLPQLDARRDNVPMKRYGKVEEIAATVSFLASDGAAYITGQNIRVDGGLTRSV, from the coding sequence ATGGCGGAGAAGGTTGCACTCGTCACTGCGGGCGGCAGCGGCATGGGCGCGGGGGCCGCGCGGCAGCTGGCAGCGGACGGGTTTCGCGTCGCGATCCTGTCGTCCTCCGGCAAAGGCGAGGCCCTGGCTGCCGAGCTCGGCGGCTTCGGCGTCACCGGTTCGAACAAATCCAATGACGATCTGAAGCGTCTCGTCGACGGTGCGCTGGCCAAATGGGGACGCATCGACGTGCTCGTCAACAGCGCGGGCCATGGGCCGCGCGCGCCGATCACCGAGATCACCGACGAGCAATGGCATACCGGCCTCGATACGTATCTGCTCAACGTGATCCGTCCCACCCGGCTGGTCACGCCGGTGATGCAGGCGCAGAAGGGTGGCGCCATCATCAACATCTCGACCGCTTGGGCGTTCGAGCCGAGCGCGATGTTCCCGACCTCGGCGGTGTTCCGGGCGGGCCTTGCCGCCTTCACGAAAATCTTCACGGACACCTATGCCGCTGACAATGTCCGCATGAACAACGTGCTGCCGGGCTGGATCGACAGCCTGCCGCAGCTAGACGCGCGCCGCGACAACGTGCCGATGAAGCGCTACGGCAAGGTCGAGGAGATCGCGGCGACGGTCTCGTTCCTGGCATCCGACGGCGCGGCCTACATCACCGGCCAGAACATCCGCGTCGACGGCGGGCTGACGCGCTCGGTCTAG
- a CDS encoding ArsR/SmtB family transcription factor — protein MANQLSRLDQVFSALADPTRRAIVMRLCAGEASVGELADPFDMALPSFMKHIHVLETSGLVLSEKSGRVRTCRLSPNALLSAEDWFQQQRAIWEARLDRFEAYVMKLKKEKERAAAKRPSRTTKRKGSE, from the coding sequence ATGGCTAACCAATTGTCCCGGCTCGACCAGGTTTTTTCCGCGCTCGCCGATCCCACGCGGCGGGCGATCGTGATGCGGCTCTGCGCGGGCGAGGCGTCAGTCGGCGAGCTCGCCGATCCCTTCGACATGGCGCTGCCGAGCTTCATGAAACACATCCATGTGCTGGAGACGAGCGGGCTCGTGCTGTCGGAGAAATCCGGCCGCGTGCGCACCTGCCGCCTCAGCCCGAATGCGCTTCTCAGCGCGGAAGACTGGTTCCAGCAGCAGCGTGCGATCTGGGAGGCGCGGCTCGATCGGTTCGAAGCCTATGTGATGAAGCTCAAGAAAGAGAAGGAGAGGGCGGCCGCCAAGCGTCCGTCCCGAACAACCAAACGGAAAGGTTCCGAGTGA
- a CDS encoding Bug family tripartite tricarboxylate transporter substrate binding protein: MTITRRTLLGALVASLSSPPFCARAEEAWPSRLVRLISPYGPGGSNDISLRLLAEEFGRSLHQQFIVENKPGAGTRIANDMVAHAPGDGYTFLYVAAPYATAEVLFGKLTYERKDLQPVAMAVIAPLFLIISADAPFKTLPEMIAYGKSKPDGLTFASPGAGSQPHLAGELLFRDAGVKGLNIPFRGDAASYTELLAGRVDATLTALPTALPYIQSGKFIVLGVASPERSALYPQGPTLREQGFPNVAAAGWYGFMAPSTTPRMIVDKLQAEVLRALAEPAIKDKLTAQGLEVRPGTAAEFGQFIENETQKWTKLIRDAGLKGE; this comes from the coding sequence ATGACCATCACACGCCGAACATTGCTGGGCGCCCTTGTCGCATCCCTGTCGAGCCCGCCATTTTGCGCACGCGCTGAGGAGGCCTGGCCGTCACGCCTGGTGCGGCTGATCTCACCCTATGGACCCGGCGGCTCCAACGACATCTCGCTGCGCCTCCTGGCGGAGGAGTTCGGCCGCAGCCTGCATCAGCAGTTCATCGTCGAGAACAAGCCGGGCGCCGGCACGCGCATCGCCAACGATATGGTCGCGCATGCGCCGGGCGACGGCTACACCTTTCTCTATGTCGCAGCTCCCTATGCCACCGCCGAAGTGCTGTTCGGCAAGCTGACCTACGAGCGAAAGGATCTGCAACCCGTCGCGATGGCGGTGATCGCGCCGCTGTTCTTGATCATCAGTGCCGACGCGCCGTTCAAGACGCTCCCCGAAATGATCGCCTATGGCAAATCGAAGCCCGACGGCCTCACCTTCGCTTCGCCCGGCGCCGGCTCGCAGCCGCATCTTGCCGGCGAGCTCCTGTTCCGGGATGCTGGCGTCAAGGGCCTCAACATCCCGTTCCGCGGCGACGCCGCTTCCTACACCGAGCTGCTCGCCGGCCGCGTCGACGCCACGCTGACCGCGCTGCCGACCGCCCTGCCCTACATCCAGAGCGGCAAGTTCATCGTGCTCGGCGTCGCCTCGCCCGAGCGCAGCGCGCTCTATCCGCAGGGGCCGACCTTGCGCGAGCAGGGTTTTCCGAACGTGGCCGCCGCCGGCTGGTACGGCTTCATGGCGCCATCGACGACACCACGCATGATTGTCGACAAGCTTCAGGCCGAGGTGCTGCGCGCACTCGCCGAACCCGCAATCAAGGACAAGCTGACCGCGCAGGGCCTCGAAGTGCGGCCCGGCACCGCGGCGGAGTTTGGCCAATTCATCGAAAACGAAACGCAGAAATGGACCAAGCTGATCCGCGACGCCGGCCTCAAGGGCGAATGA
- a CDS encoding IclR family transcriptional regulator produces the protein MARAVSKPSLASSTAAAVLASSTDDAAFATTLAKGLVVLEAFKAGTTLLGNMKLSTLTGIPRPTVARLTHTLAELGYLRYDAERAKYRVGARALRMVHPLLADMQFRQVARPMMQELAQSVRGTVSIGLLDATSMIYVETARSGDVGPHVPDIGMPISVAMTAMGRAAAATLPPADADRLERQIAAEDAALWSAFRDKYRAGIAQCTSRGFCTCWGEYIASIHAVAAPLFHAREAKRSFSINCGIPAFRLQPGQLEGEIGPRIAALADSIRAIVRAAEPAAATRKQNKKGART, from the coding sequence ATGGCCCGAGCCGTCTCCAAACCGTCCCTCGCCTCCTCGACCGCCGCCGCGGTGCTGGCTTCGAGCACCGATGACGCCGCATTCGCGACGACGCTGGCGAAAGGTCTCGTGGTGCTCGAGGCTTTCAAGGCCGGGACGACGTTGCTCGGCAACATGAAGCTGTCGACGCTGACCGGGATTCCACGGCCGACGGTGGCGCGGTTGACGCACACGCTGGCTGAGCTCGGCTATCTCCGCTACGACGCCGAGCGCGCGAAATATCGCGTCGGTGCGCGGGCGCTGCGCATGGTGCATCCGCTGCTCGCCGACATGCAATTTCGCCAGGTGGCGCGGCCCATGATGCAGGAGCTCGCGCAGAGTGTCCGCGGCACGGTGTCGATCGGCCTGCTCGATGCGACCTCGATGATCTATGTCGAGACCGCGCGCTCCGGCGACGTCGGCCCGCACGTCCCCGACATCGGCATGCCCATTTCCGTCGCGATGACCGCGATGGGCCGCGCCGCGGCGGCAACCTTGCCGCCGGCGGATGCGGACCGGCTCGAACGGCAGATCGCGGCCGAAGACGCCGCGCTGTGGTCCGCCTTCCGCGACAAATACCGGGCCGGAATCGCGCAATGCACAAGCCGCGGCTTCTGCACCTGCTGGGGCGAGTACATCGCCTCGATCCATGCCGTCGCCGCGCCGTTGTTTCACGCGCGCGAAGCGAAGCGGTCGTTCTCGATCAATTGCGGCATCCCCGCGTTCCGGCTGCAACCGGGCCAGTTGGAGGGCGAGATCGGCCCGCGCATCGCCGCGCTCGCCGACAGCATCCGCGCCATCGTCAGGGCGGCGGAGCCGGCAGCCGCGACACGCAAGCAAAACAAGAAGGGCGCCAGGACATGA
- a CDS encoding ABC transporter substrate-binding protein: protein MATLRTTSTAILLSALALAGATARAEIKGDAIRIGVLTDMNGVFATAMGPGSVEAARMAVEEFGGKINGKPIEILQADHQNKPDLAASLARKWFSDGVQAIADGGSSGAALAVQELVRGNGKIFLVSGAGANQLTDEACAPTSVQWTQDAYSTATAVVSGIMQTSKEPWFFITGDYAFGHSIEATARERIAALGGRVAGSVKAQLGTPDYSSFLLQAQSSGAKILAINVAGDNATAIKQAEEFGLASQGMKIVPMSFQNVDIEAVGLKATRGDLIVTSFFEDVSPAARKFSDAFYARRKAMPSQIQAGVYSAVRHYLQAVKDTGSDDSAAVMAKMKATPVSDAYTPNGRIREDQRMVHDLYLVQVKTPEESRGPWDFVKLVATIPPDQAFRPLDRSKCGLVGK from the coding sequence ATGGCCACGCTCCGCACGACGTCCACCGCCATCCTGCTGTCCGCGCTGGCGCTTGCAGGCGCCACTGCGCGCGCAGAGATCAAAGGCGATGCGATCCGCATCGGCGTCCTCACCGACATGAACGGCGTCTTCGCAACCGCCATGGGTCCCGGCTCGGTCGAGGCGGCGCGGATGGCCGTGGAGGAGTTCGGTGGCAAGATCAACGGCAAGCCGATCGAGATTTTGCAGGCCGATCACCAGAACAAGCCGGATCTCGCCGCCTCCCTCGCGCGAAAGTGGTTCAGCGACGGCGTGCAGGCGATCGCCGACGGTGGCAGTTCCGGCGCCGCACTCGCGGTGCAGGAGCTGGTGCGCGGCAACGGCAAGATCTTTCTCGTCTCCGGCGCCGGCGCCAACCAGTTGACCGATGAAGCCTGCGCGCCGACCAGCGTGCAATGGACCCAGGACGCCTATTCCACGGCGACCGCGGTGGTCTCCGGTATCATGCAGACCAGCAAGGAACCGTGGTTCTTCATCACCGGCGACTACGCTTTTGGCCACTCGATCGAGGCGACCGCGCGCGAGCGCATTGCCGCGCTCGGCGGCAGGGTCGCCGGCAGCGTCAAGGCGCAGCTCGGCACGCCCGACTACAGCTCGTTCCTGCTGCAGGCGCAGTCGTCGGGCGCAAAGATCCTCGCGATCAACGTCGCCGGCGACAACGCCACCGCGATCAAGCAGGCCGAGGAATTCGGGCTCGCCAGCCAAGGCATGAAGATCGTGCCGATGTCGTTTCAGAACGTCGACATCGAGGCGGTCGGGCTCAAGGCCACGCGCGGCGATCTCATCGTCACCTCCTTCTTCGAGGACGTCTCGCCCGCCGCCCGGAAGTTCTCCGATGCGTTCTATGCGCGCAGGAAAGCAATGCCCTCGCAGATCCAGGCCGGCGTCTATTCCGCCGTACGCCACTATCTGCAAGCCGTGAAAGACACCGGCTCGGACGACAGCGCCGCCGTGATGGCCAAGATGAAGGCAACTCCGGTATCGGATGCCTACACCCCCAACGGCCGTATCCGCGAGGACCAGCGCATGGTGCACGACCTCTATCTGGTGCAGGTCAAGACGCCGGAGGAATCCAGGGGTCCCTGGGATTTCGTCAAGCTGGTCGCAACGATCCCGCCGGACCAGGCCTTCCGTCCGCTCGACCGCAGCAAGTGCGGCCTGGTCGGCAAGTAA
- a CDS encoding nucleotide pyrophosphatase/phosphodiesterase family protein, whose translation MRRPLVLLSAGLTILSTGLASAQNNTPRNLILFIPDGLRALKVTPETAPAMAEVRDKGVNFKNPHSLFPTFTMANGSAMSTGHYLGDTGVFSNTIWTNYTSVPAGDTVVPFIENDAVLGDIDEHFKGNYLNEETILKMARDKGFSTAALGKHGPTYQFDHTDKPEKAGLHSIVFDDATGGKIGVALSDQVKDALTKAGLPTATPPRGDNSKAGDAKTPGTTVANVAQQAYFADVATKVVLPMFKARNKPFVLVFWSRDPDGSQHNTGDSLNQIKPGINGPTSMAGIKNADTNLAQLRKALDELGLAASTNIIVSADHGFSTISKESKTSPSAKISYDDTPKDFLPMGFLALDLAKALDLPLFDPNDKNAKIEGNKHPKAGNGVLGKDPTKPDLVVATNGGSDLIYLPSKDKKLAAKTIKALLEQDYVSGLFVEDALGRFPGTLPLSSINLRGKSATPTPSIVVNFRSYASDCGEAPTNCSVQVADTVLRQGQGMHGSFSRGDTMNFMAAIGPDFKAGYVDEIPVSNADVGMTAARLMDLRGARNGDLVGRVMSEAMPNGTVPKAYAGTLKSKPAEGGLMTVLNFQRVGTQRYFDAAGFPGRTLGLEVEGGKQKTAGK comes from the coding sequence ATGCGCCGTCCACTGGTGTTGCTGTCCGCCGGACTGACCATCCTGTCCACCGGACTTGCCTCCGCCCAGAACAACACGCCACGCAACCTGATCCTGTTCATTCCGGACGGTCTTCGCGCGCTGAAGGTCACACCGGAGACGGCGCCTGCGATGGCCGAGGTCCGCGACAAGGGCGTCAACTTCAAGAACCCGCATTCGCTCTTCCCGACCTTCACTATGGCCAACGGCTCGGCGATGTCGACCGGACACTATCTCGGCGATACCGGCGTCTTCTCCAACACGATCTGGACCAACTACACCTCCGTCCCCGCCGGCGACACGGTGGTCCCCTTCATCGAGAACGACGCCGTGCTCGGCGATATCGACGAGCATTTCAAGGGCAACTATCTGAACGAAGAGACCATCCTGAAGATGGCCCGGGACAAGGGGTTCAGCACTGCCGCGCTGGGCAAACATGGTCCCACCTACCAGTTCGATCACACCGACAAGCCCGAGAAGGCCGGTCTGCATTCGATCGTGTTCGACGACGCCACCGGCGGCAAGATCGGCGTGGCGCTCTCGGACCAGGTGAAGGACGCGCTGACCAAGGCCGGCCTGCCCACCGCCACGCCGCCGCGCGGTGACAATTCCAAGGCGGGCGATGCCAAAACCCCTGGCACCACGGTCGCCAACGTCGCGCAGCAGGCCTATTTCGCCGATGTCGCCACCAAGGTGGTGCTACCCATGTTCAAGGCACGCAACAAGCCATTCGTGCTGGTGTTCTGGTCGCGCGACCCCGACGGCAGCCAGCACAATACCGGCGACAGCCTCAATCAGATCAAGCCCGGCATCAACGGCCCCACCTCGATGGCCGGCATCAAGAATGCCGACACCAACCTCGCCCAGCTCCGCAAGGCGCTCGACGAGCTCGGGCTAGCCGCCTCGACCAACATCATCGTTTCGGCCGACCACGGCTTCTCGACCATCTCCAAGGAGAGCAAGACCAGCCCCTCGGCCAAGATCAGCTATGACGACACGCCGAAGGACTTTTTGCCGATGGGCTTCCTGGCGCTCGACCTTGCGAAAGCGCTCGACCTGCCGCTGTTCGACCCCAACGACAAGAATGCGAAGATCGAGGGCAACAAGCATCCCAAGGCCGGCAACGGCGTGCTCGGCAAAGATCCGACCAAGCCCGATCTCGTCGTCGCCACCAATGGCGGCTCCGACCTGATCTATCTGCCGAGCAAGGACAAGAAGCTGGCGGCGAAGACGATCAAGGCGCTGCTCGAGCAGGACTACGTCTCGGGCCTGTTCGTCGAGGACGCGCTCGGCCGCTTCCCCGGCACCCTGCCGCTGTCGAGCATCAATCTGCGCGGCAAGTCGGCGACGCCGACGCCGTCGATCGTCGTCAACTTCCGCTCCTATGCCAGCGATTGCGGCGAGGCGCCGACCAACTGCTCGGTGCAGGTCGCAGACACCGTGCTGCGCCAGGGCCAGGGCATGCATGGCAGCTTCAGCCGCGGCGACACCATGAACTTCATGGCCGCCATCGGTCCGGACTTCAAAGCCGGCTATGTCGACGAGATCCCGGTCAGCAATGCCGACGTCGGCATGACCGCTGCCCGGCTCATGGACCTGCGCGGCGCGCGGAATGGCGATCTCGTCGGCCGCGTGATGTCGGAGGCCATGCCCAACGGCACGGTGCCGAAGGCCTATGCCGGCACGCTGAAGTCCAAACCGGCCGAAGGTGGCCTGATGACCGTGCTGAACTTCCAGCGCGTCGGCACCCAGCGCTATTTCGATGCCGCCGGCTTCCCCGGCCGCACGCTCGGGCTCGAGGTTGAGGGCGGCAAACAAAAAACGGCGGGGAAATAA
- a CDS encoding SRPBCC family protein, with the protein MTNSANAALSQWSLDREIVMSRVIDAPRDLVFEAWSDPKHLPQWFGPKGFKIETFEIDVRVGGVWRFNMIGPDGTVYPNRMRFRRIERPSLMEMDHGVDQDEDPGMFRFTVTFAEQSNGKTVLMMRQLASSTEQRDGMIGFGAVEYGYQTLDKLAAYVAGMKR; encoded by the coding sequence ATGACGAATTCTGCCAATGCCGCCTTGTCGCAATGGTCGCTCGACCGCGAGATCGTGATGTCGCGCGTGATCGACGCGCCGCGCGATCTGGTGTTCGAGGCCTGGTCCGACCCGAAACATCTGCCGCAATGGTTCGGGCCAAAGGGATTCAAGATCGAGACCTTCGAGATCGACGTTCGCGTTGGCGGCGTCTGGCGTTTCAACATGATCGGCCCCGACGGCACAGTCTATCCGAACCGCATGCGCTTCCGGCGCATCGAGCGGCCGTCTCTGATGGAAATGGATCACGGCGTCGACCAGGACGAGGATCCCGGCATGTTCCGCTTCACCGTCACCTTTGCCGAGCAGAGCAACGGCAAGACCGTGTTGATGATGCGCCAGCTGGCCTCGAGCACCGAGCAGCGCGATGGCATGATCGGATTCGGCGCGGTCGAATACGGTTACCAGACGCTGGACAAGCTGGCGGCGTATGTGGCGGGGATGAAGCGGTGA
- a CDS encoding serine hydrolase, which produces MIAQMRDIVANELAPTATPDYSGGLAAALYAGRHVEFFTYGLADDAAKRPVTPDTLFNLASLRKPFEATLVALGALRGELRLDDHLPKYLPELSGDYIRGVTVGELATHTSGLLLPTDHPPWPDEQFTRDQFIAMLNTFVPPPGVAPGRQRIYTHAGYVLLQLVLERRYGAPTAALFEQRILAPLGMAATCVPERGEDNRATMDEAWMRRVVQGYSDQGMAIGPIGNQQSYFDFSGTGQMFSSVRDLASFVAACVDGRSVDPHLREALRMTQHEAFRVDEKFGQGMAWETVRLPGVTVVDKPGGLNNASGYIGLVPARRLGIVLLANRGEYPHEIARYKILPELARLVASH; this is translated from the coding sequence ATGATCGCGCAGATGCGCGACATCGTCGCGAACGAGCTGGCGCCGACCGCGACGCCGGACTATTCAGGCGGGCTTGCCGCCGCCCTTTATGCCGGCCGCCATGTCGAGTTCTTCACTTACGGTCTTGCCGATGACGCCGCCAAACGGCCGGTGACGCCGGACACGCTGTTCAATCTCGCCTCCTTACGCAAACCCTTCGAGGCGACCCTCGTGGCGCTCGGCGCACTGCGCGGCGAGCTGCGGCTCGATGACCACCTGCCGAAATACCTGCCCGAGCTGAGCGGCGACTACATCCGCGGCGTCACCGTCGGTGAGCTCGCCACGCACACCTCCGGGCTATTGCTGCCGACCGATCATCCGCCCTGGCCGGACGAGCAGTTTACGCGCGACCAGTTCATCGCCATGCTAAACACCTTCGTGCCACCGCCCGGCGTCGCACCCGGCCGGCAGCGCATCTACACCCATGCCGGCTACGTGCTGCTTCAGCTCGTGCTCGAGCGCCGCTACGGCGCTCCGACCGCGGCCCTGTTCGAACAGCGCATCCTTGCGCCGCTCGGCATGGCCGCCACCTGCGTCCCCGAGCGCGGCGAAGACAACCGCGCCACCATGGACGAGGCCTGGATGCGGCGCGTGGTCCAGGGCTATTCGGATCAGGGCATGGCGATCGGCCCGATCGGCAACCAGCAGAGCTATTTTGACTTTTCCGGCACCGGCCAGATGTTCTCCTCGGTGCGGGATCTCGCGAGCTTCGTTGCTGCCTGCGTCGATGGCCGCTCGGTCGATCCGCATCTGCGCGAGGCGTTGCGGATGACGCAGCATGAGGCCTTCCGCGTCGACGAGAAATTCGGACAGGGCATGGCCTGGGAAACCGTACGCCTGCCCGGTGTCACCGTCGTGGACAAGCCGGGCGGCCTCAACAACGCCTCCGGCTATATCGGCCTCGTGCCGGCGCGGCGGCTCGGCATCGTCCTGCTCGCCAATCGCGGCGAATATCCGCACGAGATCGCGCGCTACAAGATATTGCCGGAACTGGCGCGGCTGGTCGCCTCACATTGA
- a CDS encoding GNAT family N-acetyltransferase, translated as MSDLQIRNLRPEEIAVAIDWAAAEGWNPGLADAACFAIPDAQGFLVGEIDGEPVATVSCVNYDDRFAFLGFYIVRADFRGSGHGLRIWNAAIAHAGARVIGLDGVVAQQDNYRRSGFQLAYANIRYGGIVTAPPKPPAEVVALDKIPFALVEADDATVFPAPRSAFLRAWINTSGHVGRALLRDGKLAAWGVIRPCRTGHKIGPLVAHDRAAAEAIVQALLSNADGGEVFLDVPAVNREAIALAGELGLKPVFETARMYTGPIPPLRIDRVFGVTSFELG; from the coding sequence ATGAGCGATTTGCAGATCCGCAATTTGCGTCCCGAGGAGATCGCCGTCGCCATCGACTGGGCCGCGGCGGAGGGTTGGAATCCGGGCCTGGCCGATGCTGCCTGCTTCGCGATCCCTGACGCGCAAGGTTTCTTAGTCGGCGAGATCGACGGCGAGCCGGTCGCGACCGTCTCCTGCGTCAATTACGATGACCGCTTCGCCTTCCTCGGCTTCTACATCGTGCGTGCAGACTTTCGCGGCAGCGGCCACGGCCTGCGCATCTGGAACGCGGCGATCGCGCATGCGGGCGCCCGCGTAATCGGGCTCGATGGCGTGGTCGCACAGCAGGACAATTACAGGAGATCGGGCTTCCAGCTCGCCTACGCCAATATCCGCTATGGCGGCATCGTGACCGCACCACCGAAACCGCCCGCCGAGGTCGTCGCCCTCGACAAGATCCCGTTTGCACTTGTTGAAGCTGATGACGCCACCGTCTTCCCTGCACCGCGCAGCGCCTTCCTGCGCGCCTGGATCAACACATCGGGCCATGTCGGCCGCGCGCTGCTGCGCGATGGCAAGCTCGCCGCCTGGGGCGTGATCCGGCCGTGCCGGACGGGCCACAAGATCGGCCCGCTCGTCGCGCACGATCGCGCGGCGGCGGAAGCGATCGTGCAAGCTTTGCTGTCGAACGCAGACGGCGGCGAGGTCTTTCTCGATGTCCCCGCCGTCAATCGCGAGGCCATCGCGCTCGCGGGCGAGCTCGGGCTCAAGCCGGTGTTCGAGACGGCGCGGATGTACACCGGGCCGATCCCGCCGCTGCGCATCGACCGCGTCTTCGGCGTGACCAGCTTCGAACTGGGTTAG